From a single Candidatus Woesearchaeota archaeon genomic region:
- a CDS encoding FAD-dependent oxidoreductase has translation MSEKEKQATKKQKPYVVLGGGVAGLATAWKLAEADIPVLVLESNSMIGGMAATFKYKEYLLDYGPHKIYSQLPIFEEVKAFLKDDIIEVKKTSKIRLCNKYLNYPFGMKDLAVTLSPLVALKCGMSYGTTTLLNMLRKKEDTSYEDYLVNRFGRATYNLVFGPYAEKAWGIPTKLDKSLAASRVAIPSLIEMVKRMLFGDQGKKELSAAIFFYPARGAVEMSQKMLEEVEKKGNNVLLNTVPVKIETKENRIETITVKEGGKEKRIEVAGVISTIPMAAFLELFSNVPEEVKTTVNGLKFRKLILLYIEANKARLIPENWIFFPEKKYIFNRLSEQKGFSEHMIPEDKTVLCVEMTFDQDDPRAKMTDQELYAIAIKQLEDCGIMKEENTISYFTKHLKDGYPIYHCNYLENVEKFLKFIEQYENAFSIGRQGMFNYVGTIDCIDMGATTAAFIASGKEKTAWKAERKKFENYVTID, from the coding sequence ATGAGCGAAAAAGAAAAGCAAGCAACAAAAAAGCAAAAACCATATGTTGTCCTTGGTGGCGGCGTTGCAGGGCTTGCAACAGCGTGGAAACTCGCAGAAGCGGATATTCCAGTCCTTGTTCTTGAATCAAACAGTATGATTGGCGGTATGGCTGCGACATTCAAGTACAAAGAGTATCTTCTCGATTATGGACCACACAAAATCTATAGTCAACTTCCTATTTTTGAAGAAGTCAAAGCATTCCTAAAAGATGATATCATTGAAGTAAAGAAAACAAGCAAGATTCGACTCTGCAACAAGTATCTCAACTATCCATTTGGCATGAAAGATCTTGCAGTAACCCTCTCACCACTAGTTGCACTCAAATGTGGCATGAGTTATGGAACAACAACACTTCTCAATATGCTTCGAAAAAAAGAAGATACAAGTTATGAAGATTATCTTGTCAATCGATTTGGAAGAGCAACATACAATCTTGTGTTTGGCCCATACGCTGAGAAAGCGTGGGGAATTCCAACAAAACTCGATAAAAGTCTTGCTGCAAGCAGAGTCGCAATTCCAAGTCTTATTGAAATGGTCAAGCGCATGCTTTTTGGAGATCAAGGCAAGAAAGAACTCAGCGCAGCAATATTTTTCTATCCTGCAAGAGGAGCAGTGGAAATGTCGCAAAAAATGCTTGAAGAAGTAGAAAAGAAAGGAAACAATGTGCTTCTGAATACAGTTCCTGTCAAAATAGAAACAAAAGAAAACAGAATAGAGACAATCACTGTAAAAGAAGGAGGTAAAGAGAAAAGAATAGAAGTTGCTGGAGTCATTTCCACAATTCCAATGGCCGCATTCCTTGAACTTTTCTCAAACGTTCCTGAAGAAGTAAAAACAACAGTCAACGGATTAAAGTTCAGAAAATTAATCCTGTTATATATTGAAGCAAATAAAGCACGATTAATTCCAGAAAACTGGATTTTCTTTCCAGAAAAAAAATACATATTTAACAGACTTTCAGAACAAAAAGGATTTTCTGAGCACATGATTCCCGAAGATAAAACCGTGCTTTGTGTTGAGATGACGTTTGATCAGGATGATCCACGAGCAAAAATGACAGATCAAGAACTTTATGCAATTGCGATCAAACAGCTCGAAGACTGTGGTATCATGAAAGAAGAAAATACAATCAGCTACTTTACCAAACACTTGAAAGATGGCTATCCAATTTACCACTGCAATTACCTCGAAAACGTTGAAAAATTTCTGAAATTTATCGAGCAGTATGAAAACGCGTTCAGCATTGGACGACAAGGAATGTTTAATTATGTCGGCACGATTGATTGTATAGATATGGGCGCAACAACAGCGGCGTTTATTGCAAGTGGAAAAGAGAAAACAGCGTGGAAAGCAGAAAGAAAGAAATTTGAAAATTATGTAACAATTGATTAG
- a CDS encoding B12-binding domain-containing radical SAM protein gives MKAILISPNIVTQKGDFFGSGIPYMPFTVAYVAAFLREKKHDVVVIDAFGEDPTKVTEEHGHFIQGITAKEIKERIALENKKSQTDLIVISAERVIEHNAILNIIEEIRKEEKNIPIAIIENTQAVSAYALKHVFEEFFEKGANIIVTGEPEHRVEKILLTINRENKKEQEKALAEVDGIIIKNNTDGEITKKEKKEYLQTPTLDALPFPAWDLFPLEKYWELGYAHAPLTKNKYLPLLTSRGCPYPCGFCVVPTTNERKWRSRTAKNVVDEMEYLIKQFGIEEFHLEDLNPTINKTRMKEISEEILRRNVNVQWKIGSGTKIETVDKETLTIMAKAGCTFVSFSPESGSPEMLKKMNKPFDHKLALELVQHMNQLQVITQACFVLGYPEETEKDREMTYDYIQALAKAGCDEVALFIMAPVPGASTYERYKEEITRENKKVELQEMSFSPRWRKDYELYKKMRTKAYLLFGITKLLYHPIKTLKQPLHVITGHFETKMEMTLFRVAKTYMYSFKRKITPHKELLVMAWIVGIFILYYVIRAIDMIRYMQTQ, from the coding sequence ATGAAAGCAATTCTGATCAGCCCAAACATTGTAACCCAGAAAGGAGATTTTTTTGGTTCTGGAATACCGTATATGCCGTTTACTGTCGCGTATGTTGCTGCGTTTCTTAGAGAGAAAAAACATGACGTAGTAGTCATTGACGCGTTTGGAGAAGATCCAACAAAAGTCACAGAAGAGCACGGACATTTTATTCAAGGAATAACTGCAAAAGAAATTAAAGAAAGGATTGCACTCGAAAACAAAAAGAGTCAAACAGATCTCATTGTTATTTCAGCAGAACGAGTTATCGAGCATAATGCAATTCTCAATATCATTGAAGAAATAAGAAAAGAAGAGAAGAATATCCCTATCGCGATTATTGAAAATACGCAAGCAGTTTCTGCGTATGCACTCAAACATGTCTTTGAAGAATTCTTTGAAAAAGGAGCAAACATTATTGTAACTGGAGAACCAGAACATCGAGTAGAAAAAATACTCCTGACAATAAATAGAGAGAACAAAAAGGAGCAAGAAAAAGCACTTGCAGAGGTAGATGGAATAATAATTAAAAATAATACTGATGGAGAAATAACAAAAAAAGAAAAGAAAGAATATCTCCAAACACCAACGTTAGATGCGCTGCCATTCCCTGCGTGGGATCTCTTTCCATTAGAAAAGTATTGGGAGCTTGGCTATGCGCATGCGCCGCTCACAAAAAACAAATATCTACCATTACTCACATCAAGAGGCTGTCCATATCCCTGCGGATTTTGCGTTGTTCCGACAACAAATGAAAGAAAATGGCGATCACGCACCGCAAAGAATGTTGTAGATGAGATGGAATATCTCATAAAGCAATTTGGCATTGAAGAATTTCATTTAGAAGATCTAAACCCCACAATAAACAAAACAAGAATGAAAGAAATTTCTGAAGAAATACTAAGGAGAAATGTTAATGTGCAATGGAAGATTGGTTCTGGAACAAAAATAGAAACAGTAGACAAAGAAACGCTTACTATAATGGCAAAAGCGGGCTGTACGTTTGTATCGTTTTCTCCTGAATCTGGCTCTCCTGAGATGTTAAAGAAGATGAACAAACCATTTGATCATAAGCTTGCGCTTGAATTAGTGCAGCATATGAATCAATTGCAGGTCATCACGCAGGCATGTTTTGTTCTCGGCTATCCAGAAGAAACAGAAAAAGACAGAGAAATGACATACGACTATATTCAAGCGCTCGCAAAAGCTGGCTGTGATGAAGTTGCGTTGTTTATTATGGCGCCAGTTCCTGGCGCGAGCACGTATGAACGGTACAAAGAAGAAATTACAAGAGAAAACAAGAAAGTAGAACTGCAAGAGATGAGTTTCTCTCCACGATGGAGAAAAGATTATGAGCTCTACAAAAAAATGCGAACAAAAGCATATCTGTTGTTTGGAATAACAAAATTACTCTATCATCCAATCAAAACGCTGAAGCAACCACTTCATGTCATAACAGGACATTTTGAAACGAAAATGGAGATGACGTTATTTAGGGTTGCAAAAACATATATGTACAGTTTCAAGAGAAAAATAACTCCACACAAAGAACTTCTCGTGATGGCATGGATTGTTGGAATTTTTATTTTATATTATGTGATACGCGCAATAGACATGATAAGATATATGCAAACACAATAG
- a CDS encoding glycosyltransferase family 39 protein: MKENIAWIAASAGGGILFYIYCLLLGTKIFKFWTKKTKTESTETGEQFFISVSLGIGVVALLLLLLGIAKSYTPFLMSIFFILTTGIAVTEYKTLFTYFKEAAAWLREKKKESVIYTIAKYCMLLLLIFYFVVALSPETEWDAISFHLVTAKVYVREQAMVPIYYTYHAALPHLFDMLYVVGELVKSDVLSRVFVLCVDLTIVFGIWMFGKKMFSEEAGILAALIFMTTPVLMVYFPATYVDIPISIFALSAIGCFWQWKQTNKKAWLFLSVLNAGFAATAKISTAPLIGALFVLYIWHARKQEEKGMQMLKTILICGCILGLLFLPWFTFNAVHFNNPVYPFAEGIFEGKYWNEELAVWWKNQRDHYNTGEGVLQYGFIPFTLTFMPNLTGPIYGFSPFYLMFIPILWILKKIKEEREKTVFLSVLAVICMTGWFILAPDMRYMFYILPLFAILAGAGITKVYKVYENKRRKKRIVTICILFILLSNIFFFFVIFRNDVKMWAGIISRDEYKAIDTLNYYAAQWANENLPEDAIIFLANDDKGYYFEREFITGYGVFSAYVDYPQLKDGEALYQRLKELGVTHVLFRVYEDGSMLGYEEYYNDHTTALFKELTQEYATTLYTENNCTIYVLN; the protein is encoded by the coding sequence ATGAAAGAAAACATCGCGTGGATTGCAGCATCTGCTGGTGGAGGAATCCTCTTCTACATTTATTGTCTACTTCTAGGAACAAAAATCTTCAAGTTCTGGACAAAAAAGACAAAGACAGAAAGTACAGAGACAGGTGAACAGTTTTTCATCAGCGTAAGTCTTGGAATAGGAGTCGTTGCACTCTTGTTATTATTACTGGGGATTGCAAAAAGTTATACACCTTTTCTCATGAGCATCTTCTTTATACTCACAACAGGGATCGCAGTAACAGAATACAAAACACTCTTTACATATTTCAAAGAAGCGGCAGCGTGGTTGAGAGAAAAGAAAAAAGAAAGTGTAATATACACAATTGCAAAGTACTGCATGCTTCTCCTATTGATTTTCTATTTTGTCGTTGCGCTTAGTCCAGAAACAGAGTGGGACGCAATTTCATTTCATCTCGTAACTGCAAAAGTGTATGTCCGAGAACAAGCAATGGTGCCTATTTATTATACATATCATGCAGCATTACCGCATCTTTTTGATATGCTGTATGTAGTCGGAGAATTAGTGAAAAGTGACGTCCTCTCAAGAGTTTTTGTACTTTGTGTGGATCTCACCATTGTGTTTGGGATATGGATGTTTGGAAAGAAGATGTTTTCTGAAGAAGCAGGAATACTTGCAGCGTTAATTTTCATGACAACACCAGTGTTAATGGTCTATTTTCCTGCAACGTATGTGGATATTCCCATAAGTATTTTTGCGCTGAGTGCGATAGGGTGTTTTTGGCAATGGAAGCAAACAAACAAAAAAGCATGGCTTTTTCTCTCAGTACTAAACGCGGGGTTCGCAGCAACAGCAAAAATAAGTACAGCACCATTAATAGGAGCACTATTCGTCCTATACATATGGCACGCAAGAAAACAAGAAGAGAAAGGAATGCAGATGCTGAAAACAATATTGATTTGTGGATGTATTTTAGGATTGCTCTTTCTTCCGTGGTTTACGTTCAACGCAGTGCACTTCAACAATCCTGTTTATCCGTTTGCAGAAGGGATTTTTGAAGGAAAATATTGGAATGAAGAATTAGCAGTGTGGTGGAAAAATCAGCGAGATCACTACAATACAGGAGAAGGAGTGCTTCAATATGGTTTTATTCCATTCACGCTAACTTTTATGCCAAATCTCACAGGTCCAATTTATGGATTTAGTCCATTCTATCTTATGTTTATTCCGATCTTATGGATTTTGAAAAAAATAAAAGAAGAAAGAGAGAAAACAGTCTTCTTATCCGTACTTGCAGTAATCTGCATGACAGGATGGTTTATTCTCGCACCAGACATGCGATACATGTTCTATATTCTTCCACTATTTGCAATTCTTGCAGGAGCAGGAATAACAAAAGTGTATAAGGTTTATGAGAATAAAAGAAGGAAAAAGAGAATTGTAACAATATGTATACTGTTTATTCTTCTCAGCAACATTTTTTTCTTTTTCGTCATTTTCCGAAATGACGTGAAGATGTGGGCAGGAATAATAAGCAGAGATGAGTATAAAGCAATAGATACCCTTAATTATTATGCAGCGCAATGGGCAAATGAAAATCTTCCAGAAGACGCGATTATTTTTTTGGCGAATGACGATAAAGGATATTATTTTGAAAGAGAGTTTATCACAGGATATGGCGTCTTTTCTGCGTATGTAGATTATCCACAACTTAAAGATGGAGAAGCGTTGTATCAACGCTTGAAAGAACTTGGCGTCACACATGTACTGTTTCGCGTGTATGAAGATGGCAGCATGCTGGGCTACGAAGAATATTATAATGATCACACCACAGCGCTCTTCAAAGAACTGACGCAAGAATATGCAACAACACTGTATACAGAAAATAATTGCACAATATATGTACTCAACTAA
- a CDS encoding ferredoxin, translating into MVKYKVIFDRNLCIGALSCFGVNPKRFQLAQDAKVDLVGGTFNQTTQKWELIFDEAEYEAFKMSEDVCPVKDTIVVQKLED; encoded by the coding sequence ATGGTAAAATACAAAGTCATTTTTGATCGAAATCTTTGCATTGGCGCACTTTCTTGTTTTGGGGTGAATCCGAAACGATTTCAGCTTGCGCAGGACGCAAAAGTTGATCTTGTCGGTGGGACTTTTAACCAAACCACACAAAAATGGGAGCTTATTTTTGATGAAGCAGAATATGAAGCATTTAAAATGAGCGAAGATGTCTGCCCTGTGAAAGATACCATTGTTGTTCAAAAGCTTGAAGATTGA
- a CDS encoding radical SAM protein — protein sequence MGDALIQIRTGSTNSHFARVQNRSVRVLLINTPFRDMYGPIKIAAGVYFPLALGSVAAYCLQKGHEVKLIDPEPQGYQYSDMKRIVEEYQPDIIGMTCATPNFNNALKIAAMAKEVCGAMITIGGVHVSSYPEPALRAAGSVVDAVILREGEEQMEELCQYLLGNVSDLSSIKGIAFRTPDGKVINNGIRPFIEDMDSLPFPAYHLVDLNLYKPNVYKAKGTKTASVVTSRGCPAFCVFCASHKTLGRGFRAHSAEYVIRLVEYLVNEHKVDHVSFEDDVFTLDLVRCKKFCNLMIEKGLNKKVKWACFSRVVGIDEELFSLMKQAGCYAVSMGCESGDDLMLQNMKKGTTVELNRRAIELCHKVGLRSIAFFVFGTPGETKESIERTIQFALTTRPTMAFFNVLSPYPGTELFDYSFTKEEQDKIQNWEDFVSIGVNPQLKHSNLTQDELQKAAADAFRRFYFNPRGVYNVMRSVSTLNEFKELGVGAYGLCLQIGEWMRRVTLTRLHSSDEQKAASAAP from the coding sequence ATGGGAGATGCACTTATTCAAATAAGAACAGGATCAACGAACAGTCATTTTGCCAGAGTCCAAAATAGATCTGTTCGTGTGCTTTTGATCAATACTCCATTCCGTGACATGTATGGGCCTATCAAAATAGCAGCAGGGGTTTATTTTCCTCTCGCGCTTGGTTCTGTTGCCGCGTATTGCTTACAAAAGGGACATGAAGTGAAACTCATCGATCCAGAGCCACAGGGCTATCAGTACAGTGATATGAAAAGAATTGTTGAAGAATATCAGCCAGATATCATTGGGATGACCTGCGCAACGCCGAACTTTAACAACGCGCTTAAAATCGCTGCAATGGCAAAGGAAGTGTGTGGCGCAATGATCACTATTGGTGGCGTTCACGTCAGTTCGTATCCAGAACCTGCACTTCGCGCAGCAGGAAGCGTTGTTGACGCAGTGATTCTTCGTGAAGGGGAAGAACAAATGGAAGAACTTTGCCAGTATCTCTTGGGAAACGTTTCTGATCTTTCCAGCATTAAAGGTATTGCATTCCGAACTCCTGATGGAAAAGTGATCAACAATGGCATTCGTCCGTTTATCGAAGATATGGATTCTTTACCATTTCCTGCATATCATCTTGTTGACCTTAACTTATATAAACCAAATGTGTATAAAGCAAAAGGGACTAAGACTGCGTCTGTGGTGACTTCCCGTGGCTGTCCAGCATTTTGTGTTTTCTGCGCATCGCATAAAACACTTGGGCGAGGATTCCGTGCGCACTCTGCGGAGTATGTTATTCGACTTGTTGAATATCTTGTCAACGAACACAAAGTCGATCACGTCAGCTTTGAAGATGATGTCTTTACCCTTGATCTTGTCCGCTGCAAAAAATTTTGCAATCTCATGATTGAAAAAGGATTAAACAAAAAAGTAAAATGGGCATGCTTCTCTCGCGTTGTTGGCATTGATGAAGAACTTTTCAGCCTTATGAAACAAGCAGGCTGTTACGCAGTTTCCATGGGCTGTGAATCTGGCGATGATTTGATGCTCCAAAACATGAAGAAAGGCACTACTGTGGAGCTCAATAGACGCGCGATTGAATTGTGTCATAAAGTAGGATTACGAAGTATTGCATTCTTTGTCTTTGGAACACCTGGAGAAACAAAAGAGAGTATTGAGCGAACTATTCAGTTTGCACTCACGACAAGACCAACGATGGCATTCTTCAACGTTCTTTCTCCTTATCCTGGTACAGAACTTTTTGATTACAGTTTTACTAAAGAAGAACAGGATAAAATTCAGAACTGGGAGGATTTTGTCTCTATTGGGGTGAATCCGCAGCTTAAACATTCGAATTTGACGCAGGATGAACTTCAGAAAGCTGCTGCGGACGCATTCCGCAGATTTTATTTTAACCCTCGCGGCGTTTACAACGTCATGCGTTCTGTCTCTACTCTCAATGAGTTTAAAGAATTGGGTGTTGGAGCGTATGGACTCTGCCTCCAGATTGGAGAGTGGATGCGTCGCGTGACCCTTACTCGCTTACATTCTTCTGATGAACAAAAAGCTGCTTCTGCAGCTCCTTGA
- a CDS encoding glycosyltransferase family 39 protein, whose product MKETSNIEEENKEKKRNFLKISISKNQLILISILILAIVLRLLYAAEGVRMIATEFAREAFNIQQGLYDPNLIYFHIGIRYTEVVLYAIVTSLFGISEEVLFSVTFVISLLAIALAYFIGKRMFSEKVGLLAAFLMAILPMEIFNATVVESDPLMALFTGTALFLYYIAKKKQNKKLFFLAGILVALGFFTKIFAVLVIPILIVYEVLNAITKRENDLKKIVLQFMYMGMGFLLITLPVFVYQYSETGDFFYNIKVEKGIMHAITQFETWPEVKWDFPSEQNLLAYPRYMIKFIPENPWSKTFDEDSPMLHIYFILFFIILFFYVTKREKETDYLLCWILIPFLFLEGYSFIGKLQRYLTIIFVPLTILLSYLLLEQYERRRENKATKVWVILFFIGMIFITTLQLGLPQFFSADVFEGEHYHSSEELSYLVLKDLPEKDVYVTHYDQIPILSFYFEYTKNFSGPYGYHGPTKTSFYDLNLIKNLNEIEDAYVIVDPFYMAQDHENRDVYQYYKMMNGSLEYLKTETTSNTWIVVTYVEGGWILFYVPVKQ is encoded by the coding sequence ATGAAAGAAACAAGCAACATAGAAGAAGAGAATAAAGAGAAGAAAAGAAATTTCTTAAAAATTTCAATATCAAAAAACCAACTCATTCTGATAAGTATTCTTATTCTGGCAATTGTGCTGCGATTATTATACGCTGCTGAAGGAGTGCGAATGATCGCAACAGAGTTTGCGAGAGAAGCGTTCAATATACAGCAAGGATTATATGATCCAAACCTGATCTATTTTCACATAGGAATACGATACACAGAAGTTGTGCTCTATGCAATAGTCACTTCTTTGTTTGGCATTTCAGAAGAAGTACTGTTTTCGGTGACATTTGTCATTTCATTGCTTGCGATAGCGCTTGCGTATTTTATAGGGAAAAGAATGTTTTCAGAGAAAGTAGGATTACTTGCTGCGTTTTTGATGGCAATTTTGCCGATGGAAATATTTAATGCGACGGTGGTAGAATCAGATCCATTGATGGCATTATTCACAGGAACTGCGCTATTTTTGTATTATATTGCAAAAAAAAAGCAGAATAAAAAGCTATTTTTTCTTGCAGGGATATTGGTTGCATTAGGATTTTTCACTAAAATCTTCGCAGTGTTGGTTATTCCCATTCTTATAGTGTATGAAGTGTTGAATGCAATCACAAAAAGAGAAAACGATCTAAAAAAGATAGTTCTTCAGTTTATGTATATGGGAATGGGATTTTTATTGATCACGCTTCCAGTATTTGTGTACCAGTACAGTGAAACAGGAGATTTCTTCTACAACATTAAAGTGGAAAAAGGAATTATGCATGCGATCACACAGTTTGAAACATGGCCTGAAGTAAAATGGGACTTTCCAAGTGAACAAAATCTTCTTGCATATCCAAGATATATGATTAAGTTTATTCCAGAGAATCCTTGGAGTAAAACATTTGACGAAGATAGTCCTATGCTTCACATTTATTTCATACTTTTTTTCATTATACTCTTTTTTTATGTGACAAAGAGAGAAAAAGAAACAGATTATTTGCTCTGCTGGATTTTAATCCCTTTTTTATTTTTGGAAGGATATTCATTTATAGGAAAGCTCCAGAGATATCTCACCATCATATTTGTTCCCCTAACTATTCTGCTCAGTTATCTGTTACTGGAACAATATGAACGAAGAAGAGAAAATAAGGCAACGAAAGTTTGGGTAATCTTATTTTTTATAGGAATGATATTCATTACAACACTACAACTAGGATTACCTCAATTTTTTAGTGCTGATGTATTCGAAGGAGAACACTATCATAGTAGCGAGGAGTTGAGTTATCTTGTTTTGAAAGATTTGCCTGAGAAGGATGTATATGTAACGCACTATGATCAAATTCCAATCCTCAGTTTTTATTTTGAATATACAAAAAATTTTAGTGGACCATACGGCTATCACGGTCCAACAAAGACCTCTTTTTATGATCTCAACCTGATCAAGAACTTAAATGAAATTGAAGATGCGTATGTAATAGTGGATCCATTTTATATGGCCCAAGATCATGAAAATAGAGATGTATATCAATATTATAAGATGATGAATGGAAGTTTAGAATATCTAAAAACTGAAACAACATCAAATACTTGGATAGTGGTCACATATGTAGAAGGGGGCTGGATACTGTTTTATGTTCCAGTAAAGCAATAA
- a CDS encoding glycosyltransferase family 2 protein, with translation MKVSLIIPTLNEIDGMREIMPKIQRKWVDEIIIIDGGSTDGTYEYAIKHPEYITIKQKKKGLVNAYKQALEVAKGEYIVFFSPDGNSLPELIPTLIKKIKEGYDMVIVSRYLEGAKSDDDDMLTGFGNWMFTKMINIFFHTKYTDSLVIFRAFRKDVIPLCVLDPYRAGLEPQLSIVCAKHKKKVTEIPGDEPKRLGGKRKMDPLKNGLGLFYLIFREFLYRRN, from the coding sequence ATGAAAGTATCACTAATCATCCCTACATTAAATGAGATAGACGGAATGAGAGAAATAATGCCTAAAATACAAAGAAAATGGGTAGATGAAATCATCATAATTGATGGGGGGTCAACAGATGGAACATATGAATATGCGATAAAACACCCTGAATATATCACAATAAAGCAAAAGAAAAAAGGATTGGTGAATGCATACAAACAAGCACTTGAAGTAGCGAAAGGAGAATATATTGTCTTTTTCAGCCCTGATGGAAACTCCTTGCCAGAACTAATACCCACATTAATAAAAAAAATAAAAGAAGGATATGACATGGTAATTGTTTCCAGATATCTTGAAGGAGCAAAAAGTGATGATGATGATATGCTGACAGGTTTCGGAAATTGGATGTTCACTAAGATGATAAACATTTTTTTTCATACAAAGTATACAGATAGCTTAGTCATTTTTCGTGCATTTAGAAAAGATGTAATACCGCTTTGCGTTCTTGATCCCTATCGTGCAGGTTTAGAACCACAACTGAGTATTGTTTGCGCAAAACATAAGAAAAAGGTCACAGAAATTCCCGGAGATGAACCAAAGCGCCTGGGCGGCAAAAGGAAGATGGATCCACTGAAAAATGGGTTAGGATTATTTTATCTTATTTTCAGAGAATTTTTGTATAGAAGAAACTAA
- a CDS encoding GDP-L-fucose synthase, which produces MEKNTKIYLAGHSGMVGSSLLARLQREGYTNIIVLTSQELNLLDQHATETFLLKEKPEIVILAAAKVGGIHANMTYPADFIYTNLQIEANVIHFASKAGVQRLLFFGGSCMFPKNALNPISEEALLTGPVEETNEAYALAKIAGFGLCTAYKKQYGLDTVCIVPTNLYGPHDTFDPLHSHLVPALLQKFHDAKKNNEKHVTLWGSGEPLRDFLYVEDLVDACIFLLHKKEIPLLINVGSGHDIPVREIAHIVKSVVGFAGEILWDSTKPDGIKRKLLDTKKITALGWKPKTPLQEGVQKTYQWFLTHHS; this is translated from the coding sequence ATAGAAAAGAACACAAAGATTTATCTCGCAGGTCATAGTGGCATGGTTGGTTCTTCACTTCTTGCACGACTGCAGCGCGAAGGATACACAAATATCATTGTTCTGACTTCACAGGAGCTTAATCTTCTCGATCAACATGCAACAGAAACATTTCTTCTCAAAGAAAAACCAGAGATCGTCATCCTTGCAGCTGCAAAAGTTGGCGGAATTCATGCAAATATGACGTATCCTGCAGATTTTATTTACACAAATCTCCAAATAGAAGCGAATGTTATTCACTTTGCGTCTAAAGCAGGGGTCCAACGGCTTTTATTTTTTGGCGGCTCTTGTATGTTTCCAAAAAATGCTTTGAATCCCATTTCTGAAGAAGCACTGCTTACAGGTCCTGTTGAGGAAACAAATGAAGCATACGCCCTTGCAAAAATTGCAGGTTTTGGATTGTGTACAGCGTACAAAAAACAATATGGCTTAGACACTGTTTGCATTGTTCCTACAAATCTCTATGGACCACATGATACATTTGATCCTCTTCACTCTCATCTTGTTCCAGCATTACTTCAAAAATTTCATGATGCTAAAAAAAATAATGAAAAACACGTTACTTTGTGGGGTTCTGGAGAACCGCTTCGCGATTTTCTTTATGTTGAAGATCTTGTAGATGCTTGCATTTTTTTATTACACAAAAAAGAGATTCCTCTTCTTATTAATGTTGGATCCGGTCATGATATACCTGTCAGAGAAATCGCGCACATTGTCAAAAGTGTGGTTGGGTTTGCAGGTGAAATTCTTTGGGATTCTACAAAACCTGATGGTATCAAAAGAAAACTCCTTGATACAAAAAAAATTACTGCGCTTGGCTGGAAACCAAAAACACCTTTACAAGAAGGTGTTCAGAAAACATATCAATGGTTTCTTACGCATCATTCCTAG